From Flavipsychrobacter sp., a single genomic window includes:
- the der gene encoding ribosome biogenesis GTPase Der translates to MPGFTVAIVGRPNVGKSTLFNRLLEQRKAIIDDFSGVTRDRQYGIADWNGKVFNLIDTGGFVAQSDDVFEREIRKQVHIALEEADLLIFVCDVTTGITDQDAEMAEVLRKSNKKTLLAVNKVDNSERALDATEFYSLGFEHTFFISSISGSGSGELLDEVALNIPQKEEREEESPLPKFAIIGQPNAGKSTLLNALTGEERTIVSDIAGTTRDTIHTHYKQFGKEFILIDTAGIRKKKNVHENLEFYSVIRAIRAMDEADVCIQLIDAEVGVTAQDISIFSLAARKGKGVILLVNKWDLIKDKETNTAKQYEELIYKRIAPFKDVPIIFISAAEKKRIFQAMEKALEVYDNRQRKIPTSKLNDIMLKEIESYPPPLSRGYSIKIKFVTQLPVVVPSFAFYANYPDAVKEPYKNFLENKIRSHFNFSGVPVRIFMRNKDKKREDKDDKKR, encoded by the coding sequence ATGCCTGGATTTACTGTAGCAATTGTGGGACGACCGAACGTAGGAAAATCTACGTTATTCAATAGGTTGTTAGAACAAAGAAAAGCTATCATTGATGACTTTAGCGGAGTTACAAGAGATAGGCAATATGGTATTGCCGATTGGAATGGGAAAGTATTTAACCTTATAGACACTGGAGGCTTTGTTGCCCAAAGTGATGATGTATTTGAACGAGAGATCAGAAAACAAGTACACATTGCGCTTGAGGAAGCCGATTTGCTAATTTTTGTTTGTGATGTAACAACAGGTATTACAGACCAAGATGCTGAGATGGCTGAGGTTTTAAGAAAAAGCAACAAAAAAACATTACTCGCTGTAAACAAAGTTGATAATTCAGAAAGAGCATTAGATGCCACTGAATTTTATTCTTTAGGCTTTGAGCATACATTTTTCATTTCCTCTATATCGGGTAGCGGTTCGGGCGAATTATTGGATGAGGTAGCCTTGAATATCCCTCAAAAAGAAGAAAGAGAAGAAGAAAGCCCTCTACCTAAATTTGCGATAATCGGTCAGCCTAATGCAGGAAAATCGACTTTACTAAACGCACTTACCGGGGAAGAACGTACAATAGTATCAGACATTGCAGGAACGACAAGAGACACGATACATACTCACTATAAGCAGTTTGGCAAGGAATTCATATTAATTGACACTGCAGGCATAAGAAAAAAGAAAAATGTCCACGAAAACCTTGAGTTCTATTCAGTAATTAGAGCTATAAGAGCCATGGACGAGGCAGATGTATGTATACAACTCATAGATGCTGAAGTAGGCGTTACCGCACAAGACATCAGCATTTTCAGCCTTGCAGCTAGAAAAGGTAAAGGCGTTATCCTACTTGTTAACAAATGGGATCTTATTAAAGATAAAGAGACGAATACTGCAAAACAATACGAAGAATTGATCTATAAGCGCATTGCTCCGTTTAAAGATGTACCTATCATCTTCATATCAGCCGCAGAGAAAAAGCGTATTTTCCAAGCTATGGAAAAAGCGTTGGAAGTGTATGATAACAGACAACGTAAAATACCAACCTCTAAGCTGAATGACATCATGCTGAAAGAAATAGAGAGCTACCCTCCTCCTTTATCCAGAGGATACTCTATTAAAATTAAGTTTGTAACCCAGCTTCCTGTTGTGGTTCCTTCTTTTGCTTTTTATGCCAACTATCCTGATGCCGTTAAAGAACCTTACAAAAACTTCTTAGAGAACAAGATTCGCAGCCATTTCAACTTTAGTGGCGTGCCTGTAAGGATATTTATGAGAAATAAAGACAAGAAACGTGAAGACAAAGACGACAAGAAAAGATAA
- a CDS encoding 4Fe-4S dicluster domain-containing protein has product MAIKITDECINCGACEPECPNNAIYEGGVEWAITDGTSVKGDFTLMNGTVVAADAKQEPVSVDVYYITADKCTECQGFHEEPQCAAVCPVDCCIPDEMYEETVEELLAKKDKMHL; this is encoded by the coding sequence ATGGCTATTAAAATAACGGACGAATGTATTAATTGTGGCGCTTGTGAGCCAGAATGTCCTAATAACGCAATATATGAAGGTGGAGTAGAATGGGCTATTACTGATGGTACTTCAGTAAAAGGAGATTTTACCTTAATGAATGGTACTGTAGTTGCCGCGGATGCAAAGCAGGAACCGGTTTCCGTAGATGTTTACTATATCACAGCAGATAAATGTACTGAGTGTCAAGGTTTCCACGAAGAGCCTCAGTGTGCTGCAGTTTGTCCTGTGGATTGCTGTATACCAGATGAGATGTATGAGGAAACTGTTGAAGAATTATTAGCAAAGAAAGATAAGATGCATCTATAA
- a CDS encoding gliding motility-associated C-terminal domain-containing protein translates to MIRKLSFKHYLLLLLAVFSMGAANAQSTTINTTYSPVPGGSVVPFPLGSPNTFLTFRVTNNNTYAVQVTDVSHLHINSADITQGSTTLVTGYSMNNAKYSLWYTSTNVTGNPNISVANGWRKAGDYGPVNTTANIVTTVMSNAEGFVPPGATVRFALAITDTIVAVGPNPTPSNFTSAGVTLDVSGGYWGEMPNSGISQGFALNGSITFKPGVPRPDVTVSPSTICIGTNTILVAKGASYINAPTYRWYRNGVQISTNDTLFINNAQVADAGAYKVIVIDSNKRFSDSATAFVDVKNPKPPTYTGKTQYCLNEPFEALNIIGTNPKWYYVQTGGSPIPLTPSFNTTTPNNFTYYISQTVNGCESAERTKVYYSAAPKPPVPSATTPIYYCENNPADQLVANGENLRWYYDEVGGVPSSIAPIPGTTVKDSLDFYVTQTVDGCASDRKRIDVIVTFRPNGLILPSDREICAGDSISIGYYGSAFPGSAYNWSLPTGSNNITGIDQGPLRLNLDTPGLHKVTLQVGNIGCYSKLYEESILVKPIPTATILAKEELCLGQSDLITLNSYTQTIDTFTWDWAGGQTTHFATDQGPFGVYWTTPGEKVISITVTDKECKATIRDTVMVHPKPDATIKAYVRTVGERNSNYASSFTKDFTAGSKVCFGDSLKLEPATINASSNYTWTPTRFFEENNKIPATYARVDFKGYVKLRVEDQIGCFNEDSIMVDTKSCCDMEFPTAFSPNNDGKNDVFRPISLANYDVKTFRVLNRYGQTIFESRDIYRGWDGTLNGEPQDLNTYFYFISFKCNGEYVEKKGEVILVR, encoded by the coding sequence ATGATAAGAAAATTATCATTCAAGCACTACTTGTTATTGTTATTAGCAGTATTTAGTATGGGTGCAGCTAATGCACAATCGACTACTATTAACACAACCTACTCTCCTGTACCAGGAGGTTCTGTTGTTCCTTTTCCGCTAGGTAGTCCAAATACGTTTTTAACTTTTAGAGTTACAAACAACAATACCTACGCAGTTCAAGTAACAGATGTTTCGCATTTGCACATTAACTCTGCTGACATCACACAAGGTTCAACAACACTTGTGACAGGTTATAGCATGAATAATGCTAAATATTCGTTGTGGTATACTTCCACTAACGTAACAGGTAATCCTAATATTAGCGTTGCTAACGGATGGCGTAAAGCTGGCGATTACGGTCCTGTAAATACAACTGCTAACATTGTAACTACTGTAATGTCAAATGCAGAAGGGTTCGTTCCTCCTGGAGCTACCGTAAGATTTGCATTGGCTATAACAGATACAATTGTTGCTGTTGGTCCTAACCCAACACCTAGTAATTTCACTAGTGCTGGTGTTACATTAGATGTTTCTGGAGGCTACTGGGGAGAAATGCCAAATTCAGGTATTTCCCAAGGATTTGCATTAAACGGTTCTATTACTTTCAAACCAGGTGTTCCAAGACCTGATGTTACTGTTTCCCCTAGTACTATTTGTATAGGTACTAATACTATACTTGTTGCAAAAGGAGCTTCTTACATTAATGCACCAACTTATAGATGGTACAGGAATGGAGTACAAATAAGCACTAACGACACTTTGTTTATCAACAATGCACAAGTTGCCGATGCAGGTGCATATAAAGTAATTGTTATTGATAGTAACAAGAGATTTTCTGATTCAGCAACAGCATTTGTAGATGTTAAAAATCCTAAACCCCCAACCTATACAGGTAAAACACAATACTGTCTTAACGAGCCATTTGAAGCGCTTAATATAATAGGTACTAACCCTAAATGGTATTATGTGCAAACAGGCGGTTCTCCAATACCATTAACTCCAAGCTTTAATACCACAACTCCGAATAACTTTACTTATTACATTAGCCAAACGGTAAATGGTTGCGAAAGTGCTGAAAGAACAAAAGTATACTATTCTGCAGCACCGAAACCGCCAGTACCTTCTGCTACAACTCCTATTTATTATTGTGAGAACAATCCAGCAGATCAACTGGTAGCGAATGGAGAGAACCTAAGATGGTATTATGACGAAGTTGGTGGTGTACCTTCTTCTATCGCTCCTATCCCGGGTACTACAGTAAAAGACTCTCTGGACTTCTATGTTACGCAAACTGTTGATGGTTGTGCAAGTGACAGAAAAAGAATTGACGTAATTGTAACCTTCAGACCAAACGGTTTGATATTACCTTCTGACAGAGAAATATGTGCTGGAGACTCTATTTCTATTGGCTACTACGGTAGTGCCTTCCCTGGTTCTGCTTATAACTGGTCTTTACCTACAGGTAGTAATAATATAACGGGAATAGATCAAGGTCCTCTAAGATTAAATCTTGATACTCCTGGTTTACATAAAGTTACCCTTCAAGTAGGTAATATTGGATGTTACAGTAAACTATATGAAGAAAGCATATTGGTAAAACCTATACCAACCGCTACTATACTTGCAAAAGAAGAACTTTGTCTTGGTCAATCAGACTTAATAACTCTAAACAGTTATACGCAAACAATAGATACATTTACTTGGGATTGGGCTGGTGGCCAAACAACTCACTTCGCTACAGATCAAGGTCCATTTGGTGTATATTGGACAACTCCTGGTGAAAAAGTGATTAGCATAACTGTTACTGATAAAGAATGTAAAGCTACTATCAGAGATACTGTTATGGTTCATCCTAAACCAGATGCAACCATAAAAGCTTATGTAAGAACTGTTGGTGAAAGAAATAGTAATTACGCATCAAGCTTTACAAAAGACTTCACTGCAGGCAGTAAAGTTTGCTTTGGCGACAGCTTAAAACTAGAACCAGCAACTATTAACGCTAGCTCTAATTACACATGGACTCCTACTCGTTTCTTTGAAGAAAACAATAAAATACCTGCTACATATGCACGTGTTGATTTCAAAGGATATGTTAAGCTAAGAGTAGAAGACCAAATAGGATGTTTCAATGAGGATAGTATCATGGTGGACACAAAATCTTGTTGCGACATGGAGTTCCCTACTGCTTTCTCTCCAAACAACGATGGTAAGAATGATGTTTTCCGTCCTATTAGCCTAGCTAACTACGATGTTAAAACATTCAGAGTATTGAATAGATATGGACAAACTATCTTTGAAAGCAGAGACATTTACAGAGGATGGGATGGTACTCTAAACGGAGAACCTCAAGACCTTAATACTTACTTCTACTTCATTAGCTTTAAATGTAATGGCGAATATGTAGAGAAGAAAGGAGAAGTAATACTAGTTAGATAA
- a CDS encoding acyl-CoA reductase codes for MISLDTRIDLLDKLAQYISSNDEQWLNTKRRAMDANGWFTQDNINLALDSITNNFLQRDLLEKWVANYSIKDEKKTIGIIMAGNIPLVGFHDFLCGFISGHNLLLKLSSKDEILLKHLIQVLIEWEPELTETIKTTELLKNCDAYIATGSNNSARYFEQYFGKYPNIIRKNRTSVALLDGAETKEDLLNLGNDIFNYFGLGCRNVTKLYIPEGYSIPNFLDAMTPFKDIINHHKYKNNYDYHLAIYLLNKVPYHSDDTLLMVENELPFSAVSVLHYEYYKDKKQLISSLQNDDRIQAIVGEGAIPFGQSQKPTLNDYADGVDTMLFLNDL; via the coding sequence ATGATTTCTTTAGATACAAGAATAGATTTACTAGATAAACTAGCTCAATATATATCATCAAATGATGAACAATGGCTTAACACAAAAAGAAGAGCCATGGACGCTAATGGCTGGTTTACACAGGACAACATCAACCTTGCTCTTGATAGTATTACGAATAATTTCTTGCAAAGAGATCTGTTAGAGAAATGGGTGGCTAACTATTCCATAAAAGATGAAAAGAAGACTATAGGTATTATCATGGCAGGAAATATCCCTTTAGTTGGTTTCCATGATTTTTTATGTGGTTTTATAAGCGGGCATAACTTGCTACTAAAACTATCTTCAAAAGATGAAATATTACTCAAACATTTAATTCAGGTACTCATAGAATGGGAACCAGAATTGACAGAGACCATAAAAACTACAGAACTTTTAAAGAATTGTGATGCTTATATAGCCACAGGTAGTAATAACTCTGCAAGGTACTTTGAACAATACTTTGGCAAATACCCTAATATCATTAGAAAGAACAGAACATCTGTTGCTCTACTTGATGGTGCCGAAACTAAAGAAGACCTCCTAAATCTAGGGAATGACATATTCAATTATTTTGGTCTAGGCTGCAGAAATGTAACCAAGCTGTATATACCAGAAGGCTACTCGATCCCTAACTTTTTAGATGCTATGACTCCCTTTAAGGATATAATAAATCACCATAAGTATAAAAATAACTATGATTACCATTTAGCAATTTACCTACTAAATAAGGTTCCCTATCATAGTGATGATACCTTATTGATGGTTGAGAATGAGTTACCGTTTTCTGCCGTAAGCGTATTACATTATGAATATTACAAAGATAAAAAGCAGCTAATCAGTTCTTTACAAAACGATGACAGAATACAAGCCATCGTTGGAGAAGGGGCAATACCGTTTGGACAAAGCCAAAAACCAACACTAAATGACTATGCTGATGGCGTTGACACTATGCTGTTTCTTAACGACTTATAA
- the dprA gene encoding DNA-processing protein DprA, which produces MLPNNITEDTLYQIALTFVKDIGPKTSRKLLSHFGAAQNIFEASVKEIKQVGGIGEVRAKAFKGTTFLQKAEDELTYIQKHGIKVLTLNSESYPSRLKLCEDAPVLLYYKGGASLNASKVVSIVGTRKYTDYGQRVCEKLIEDLSSVQDVLVLSGLAYGIDTIAHKAAVNHSLPTVGVLGHGLDMVYPASNKKLAQEMLEQGGLLSEYPSGVGPDKNHFPMRNRIVAGMADVTIVIESDIKGGAMITARVANGYNRDVAAFPGRVFDTKSSGCNELIRTNVAAMVTCANDVLELMNWDSSQQEKATQQQLFVSLTEEEQSIVEILKDKDAVHTDTILKQSLMSSSKVAGVLLQLELQGLVKALPGKNYRLN; this is translated from the coding sequence ATGTTGCCGAATAATATCACTGAAGACACGCTTTATCAAATTGCTTTAACATTTGTAAAAGATATAGGACCTAAAACGTCAAGGAAATTATTAAGTCATTTTGGTGCAGCTCAAAATATATTTGAAGCCAGTGTTAAAGAGATCAAACAAGTAGGTGGCATAGGAGAGGTCAGGGCTAAGGCGTTTAAAGGAACTACTTTTTTACAAAAAGCAGAAGATGAGTTAACTTATATACAAAAACATGGTATAAAAGTTTTAACACTTAACAGCGAAAGTTATCCTAGCAGGCTAAAATTGTGCGAAGATGCCCCTGTATTATTATATTATAAAGGAGGTGCAAGTTTGAATGCCTCTAAAGTAGTGTCTATAGTAGGTACAAGAAAATATACTGATTATGGACAACGTGTTTGCGAAAAACTAATAGAAGACTTGTCAAGTGTACAAGATGTTTTGGTGCTTAGTGGCCTAGCTTATGGGATAGATACTATAGCGCATAAGGCTGCAGTAAATCATAGCTTGCCTACGGTAGGTGTTTTAGGGCATGGTTTAGATATGGTATATCCCGCTAGTAATAAAAAACTAGCACAGGAAATGCTTGAGCAAGGAGGTTTGCTTTCGGAATACCCCTCTGGTGTGGGGCCGGATAAGAATCATTTTCCCATGCGTAATAGAATAGTTGCAGGAATGGCTGATGTCACAATCGTAATAGAAAGTGATATAAAAGGAGGTGCAATGATTACAGCAAGAGTAGCAAATGGCTATAATCGAGATGTAGCCGCATTTCCAGGTAGGGTTTTTGACACAAAGTCTTCTGGATGCAATGAGCTAATAAGAACAAATGTTGCTGCAATGGTAACCTGTGCAAACGATGTGCTGGAACTAATGAATTGGGATAGCAGCCAGCAAGAAAAAGCCACGCAACAACAACTCTTTGTCAGCTTAACTGAAGAAGAACAATCAATAGTAGAGATACTAAAAGATAAAGATGCTGTTCATACAGATACTATTCTCAAGCAGTCATTAATGAGTAGTTCTAAAGTAGCAGGTGTACTTTTGCAACTAGAATTGCAAGGTTTGGTAAAAGCGCTGCCGGGTAAAAATTATAGGTTGAACTAG
- a CDS encoding DUF6438 domain-containing protein, whose translation MIKRLFSLAIISTVLLSASCAQQKKATGNNTTTKATTNSSTKTANDITSVTMERTSCFGRCPAYKTEIFSDGTVKYTSRSFTKYEGVYTSTIKTKEVSKLFAEMAAYQIDTCSAEYESLIADVPGIIFHIMRGEKDQEIMNAHFGPSYLKSLAKRIDELATPNEKWKKISDIKN comes from the coding sequence ATGATAAAGAGACTATTCAGTTTAGCTATTATTAGCACAGTTCTGCTTTCAGCATCTTGTGCACAGCAAAAAAAGGCAACAGGAAATAATACTACAACAAAAGCAACTACTAACAGTAGTACTAAAACGGCAAATGATATAACATCTGTCACAATGGAGCGCACGTCATGTTTTGGTCGCTGCCCTGCTTATAAAACAGAAATCTTTAGCGATGGCACTGTAAAGTATACTAGTAGAAGCTTCACAAAATATGAAGGTGTTTATACCTCAACTATAAAAACTAAAGAGGTAAGCAAATTATTTGCAGAAATGGCTGCCTATCAAATAGACACTTGTAGTGCAGAATACGAAAGCCTTATTGCTGATGTTCCAGGTATTATATTCCACATAATGCGTGGAGAAAAAGACCAAGAGATCATGAATGCTCACTTTGGTCCTAGTTACCTTAAATCTTTGGCTAAACGCATTGACGAACTAGCTACTCCAAATGAGAAATGGAAAAAAATAAGTGACATTAAAAACTAG
- the rimO gene encoding 30S ribosomal protein S12 methylthiotransferase RimO, which produces MKTKTTRKDKVNIITLGCSKNLVDSEVLSGQLNANGISVAHESEKPDHNIVVVNTCGFIDKAKEESINTILDQVELKKEGKLDKVYVTGCLSERYRGDLNAEIPEVDAWFGTMELPLILKKFDADYKQELVGERFLSTPQHYAYLKISEGCNRTCSFCAIPLMRGGHVSKPIEEIVAEAKGLVKKGVKEIMLIAQELTYYGLDIYKKRMLSDLLKHLSDVEGLHWIRLHYAYPTKFPLDVLDVIRERDNICNYLDMPLQHISDNMLKAMKRQITSKDIYELVNTIRDRVPNIAIRSTMIAGFPGETRQDVEDLKNFLEEVRLDRVGIFTYSHEENTSAYELEDTLSSEEKEARAQEIMEVQQEISFEKNQDFIGNTYKVIVDKKEAGRYLGRTEYDSVEVDNEVIINTDKELTIGDFVNVKITKAYDYDIEGDVV; this is translated from the coding sequence GTGAAGACAAAGACGACAAGAAAAGATAAGGTTAATATTATTACACTTGGGTGCTCCAAGAATTTGGTAGATAGTGAAGTATTAAGCGGCCAGCTAAATGCTAATGGAATAAGTGTGGCGCATGAAAGTGAAAAACCTGACCATAATATAGTTGTGGTTAACACTTGCGGCTTTATAGACAAGGCTAAGGAAGAAAGCATCAATACCATTCTTGACCAAGTAGAATTGAAGAAGGAAGGCAAGCTAGACAAAGTATATGTAACAGGATGCCTTAGCGAACGTTATAGAGGAGACCTTAATGCTGAAATTCCTGAAGTAGATGCTTGGTTTGGCACAATGGAATTACCATTAATATTAAAAAAGTTTGATGCTGATTATAAGCAAGAGCTAGTTGGCGAACGTTTTTTGAGTACGCCACAACACTATGCTTATCTTAAGATATCTGAAGGTTGTAATCGTACTTGTTCTTTCTGCGCCATACCATTGATGAGGGGCGGGCATGTATCCAAGCCTATAGAAGAGATTGTTGCGGAAGCTAAAGGTCTGGTAAAGAAAGGCGTTAAGGAAATAATGCTAATAGCCCAAGAGCTTACTTATTACGGGCTAGACATTTACAAAAAAAGGATGTTGTCAGACCTGTTAAAACACTTGTCTGACGTTGAAGGCTTGCACTGGATAAGACTTCATTATGCCTACCCTACTAAGTTTCCACTAGATGTATTAGACGTTATTCGCGAGCGCGATAACATATGTAACTATCTCGACATGCCTTTGCAACATATATCAGACAATATGCTGAAGGCAATGAAACGTCAAATAACCAGTAAGGATATTTACGAGCTGGTAAATACAATTAGAGACCGAGTTCCTAATATCGCTATACGTAGTACCATGATCGCAGGTTTCCCTGGTGAGACAAGGCAAGATGTTGAAGACCTGAAAAACTTCCTTGAAGAAGTAAGACTTGACAGAGTTGGCATTTTCACCTATTCGCACGAAGAAAATACTAGCGCCTATGAACTTGAAGACACTCTATCATCTGAGGAAAAAGAAGCTCGCGCCCAAGAAATAATGGAAGTACAGCAAGAGATATCCTTTGAAAAGAACCAAGACTTTATTGGTAATACTTACAAAGTAATTGTTGACAAAAAGGAAGCAGGCAGATATCTTGGACGAACCGAATATGATAGCGTAGAGGTAGATAACGAGGTTATAATCAATACAGACAAAGAATTAACCATAGGAGATTTTGTGAATGTAAAAATCACTAAAGCTTACGATTACGATATTGAAGGAGATGTTGTTTAA